A single Ignavibacteriales bacterium DNA region contains:
- a CDS encoding transcriptional repressor: MKNKQAAEIFREFLKNGKNRITPERFEVMDAALEIDGHFSADELYIIMKNNKSRVSRATVYKTLELLTQCDLLSLRNFGDNMKRYESNYKRQNHDHLICLDCGRIVEFTNNKIKKIQEEICDALGYEPSTYSFNLFVRCKNKKECPYYHGN; this comes from the coding sequence ATCAAAAATAAGCAGGCAGCCGAAATCTTCAGAGAGTTTCTGAAAAACGGCAAAAACAGGATAACCCCTGAGAGATTTGAGGTCATGGATGCTGCGCTTGAAATAGACGGTCATTTTTCCGCGGATGAATTGTATATCATTATGAAAAACAACAAATCCCGTGTATCCCGCGCTACCGTCTATAAAACTCTTGAATTGCTCACCCAGTGCGACCTGCTGTCGCTTCGTAATTTTGGCGATAACATGAAGCGTTATGAGAGCAATTATAAGCGGCAGAATCATGATCATCTTATCTGCCTCGATTGCGGACGGATTGTTGAGTTTACCAACAACAAAATAAAAAAGATTCAGGAAGAGATTTGTGACGCGCTCGGTTATGAACCCTCTACCTATTCATTTAATCTTTTTGTACGCTGTAAAAATAAAAAGGAATGTCCCTACTATCATGGAAACTAG
- a CDS encoding ferrous iron transport protein A codes for METRTLDQVKKGNFITIMHLPSGTIKVQLIRIGISEGDKVLCLERLPGGTIVIQKNRQEIAIGYDLARQIKFTAH; via the coding sequence ATGGAAACTAGAACTTTAGATCAGGTAAAAAAAGGTAATTTTATCACTATAATGCATCTTCCTTCCGGAACCATAAAAGTGCAGTTAATCCGGATTGGTATTTCCGAAGGAGACAAAGTGCTCTGCCTCGAAAGGCTTCCCGGCGGAACCATTGTAATCCAGAAGAACCGTCAGGAAATCGCAATCGGGTATGATCTTGCCCGTCAGATAAAATTCACTGCACATTAA
- a CDS encoding ferrous iron transporter B codes for MKSEGITAAPSPGSVISPSSPAGGSGKKSVVLVGNPNVGKSLFFNHLSGMYVDVSNFPGTTVSISKGHYKNYEILDTPGVYGVSSFNDEEKVARDVIVDSDIVLNVVNSLHLERDIFLTMQLIDMGKKISVLLNFSDEVRKQKIKIDASKLSNLLGVPVFETSAVDKKGFEFLDEAIQNARQGHTTKEIDKLLSREPYTSLPRADALLILEGDEHYAKKHGAENGTADDREMIYVERRNRVNQICADVEFEDSSRGKFFNLLGRLSINPLTGIPVLLVMLYLMYLFIGDVVSQRVVGFTEDYIGKTIFEYNLKKYVAEFTPSDITVQILNEDEEVLNEKEFSFSTDLNEDAQKKNEFLEFSQQPGAVSEFNFPNAIPRLFFGEFGVVSMTVTYLLFLLLPLVIGFYLAMAVLEDSGYLPRLATMMDRSLTRIGLNGRAVIPILLGFGCVTMATITTRILGTDREKTIATAILQFVIPCSAQLAVIAVLISGAGLSSLLIYVFVIFTVLILISTTLNKFLPGQSSPLLIDLPIMRIPRGGNVLKKTYFRTLGFMKEASVWFFVGALFVGLLEVTGWLYDFQDLLAPITTSWLKLPKEAATAFVMGVVRRDFGAAGLFSLELTAMQVTVAIITITLFVPCIASFMVMLNERGLKEGLIIWASTWIFAFLIGGIVAQIIV; via the coding sequence ATGAAATCAGAGGGCATTACGGCAGCACCGTCACCAGGGAGTGTTATATCCCCGTCATCACCGGCGGGAGGTTCAGGTAAAAAATCAGTTGTTTTAGTAGGCAACCCAAATGTAGGGAAATCCCTTTTCTTTAACCACCTGAGCGGAATGTATGTTGACGTTTCGAACTTCCCGGGTACCACAGTTTCAATTTCAAAAGGTCATTACAAAAATTACGAAATTCTTGATACCCCTGGTGTTTACGGAGTTTCATCGTTCAATGATGAAGAAAAAGTAGCACGAGATGTAATTGTTGATTCTGATATTGTATTAAACGTCGTAAACTCGCTGCACCTGGAACGTGATATCTTCCTTACCATGCAGCTGATTGATATGGGGAAGAAAATTTCAGTGCTTCTTAATTTCTCTGATGAAGTCAGAAAACAAAAAATCAAAATTGATGCCTCAAAACTTTCCAATCTTCTTGGCGTTCCTGTATTCGAGACATCTGCCGTTGATAAGAAGGGCTTTGAATTTCTGGATGAAGCAATACAAAATGCACGCCAGGGACACACAACAAAAGAAATTGATAAACTCCTTTCCAGAGAACCATATACCTCGCTCCCCCGTGCTGATGCACTCCTGATACTTGAAGGAGATGAGCATTACGCAAAAAAACATGGTGCTGAAAACGGAACCGCGGACGACCGTGAGATGATTTATGTGGAGAGGAGGAACCGTGTAAATCAGATCTGCGCGGACGTTGAGTTTGAAGACAGTTCAAGAGGCAAGTTTTTTAATCTGCTTGGCCGGCTGAGTATTAATCCTCTTACCGGAATTCCTGTTCTGCTTGTGATGCTTTACCTTATGTACCTCTTTATCGGTGATGTGGTTTCGCAGCGCGTTGTCGGTTTCACTGAAGATTATATCGGTAAAACGATATTTGAGTACAATCTTAAGAAATATGTGGCGGAATTTACCCCCTCAGACATTACCGTACAGATTCTGAATGAGGATGAGGAAGTTCTTAACGAGAAGGAATTTTCTTTCTCGACTGATTTGAATGAAGATGCTCAGAAGAAAAATGAATTTCTGGAATTTTCTCAGCAGCCCGGAGCAGTCTCGGAATTTAATTTCCCCAATGCAATTCCTCGTTTATTCTTCGGAGAGTTTGGTGTGGTTTCGATGACGGTGACCTATCTCCTCTTCCTGCTGCTGCCTCTGGTAATTGGTTTCTACCTGGCAATGGCAGTGCTTGAAGACAGCGGTTATCTCCCCCGGCTTGCAACCATGATGGACCGGTCTCTCACCCGCATAGGTCTTAACGGCAGAGCTGTAATTCCTATTCTTCTTGGCTTTGGATGCGTGACGATGGCCACGATAACCACAAGAATTCTTGGTACGGACAGGGAAAAGACCATTGCGACCGCAATTCTGCAGTTTGTAATACCCTGCAGCGCACAGCTTGCCGTTATCGCCGTTCTTATTAGCGGTGCCGGATTAAGCTCTTTGCTGATCTATGTATTTGTAATTTTCACTGTTTTAATCCTGATATCAACTACCCTGAATAAATTTCTTCCAGGACAGTCCTCCCCTCTCTTAATTGATCTTCCGATCATGAGAATTCCAAGAGGCGGAAATGTTCTGAAGAAAACTTACTTCAGAACTCTTGGGTTTATGAAGGAGGCTTCAGTATGGTTTTTTGTAGGAGCGCTGTTTGTAGGATTACTGGAGGTAACCGGATGGTTATATGATTTCCAGGACCTGCTCGCTCCTATTACCACCAGCTGGCTGAAACTTCCGAAAGAGGCTGCTACTGCTTTTGTGATGGGTGTGGTGCGCAGAGATTTCGGCGCTGCAGGACTGTTTAGTCTTGAACTGACCGCCATGCAGGTTACCGTGGCAATTATAACCATAACACTCTTTGTCCCGTGTATTGCATCATTCATGGTAATGCTTAATGAAAGGGGATTAAAAGAGGGACTGATTATCTGGGCATCAACATGGATATTTGCTTTCCTGATCGGGGGAATTGTAGCGCAGATTATCGTCTAA